The following proteins are co-located in the Clostridiales bacterium genome:
- the ftsZ gene encoding cell division protein FtsZ, with protein sequence MLHFEVNEQSTAQIKVIGVGGGGSNAVNRMIETGLNGVRFMAINTDKQALAGSKAETKLQIGEKLTKGLGAGANPEVGQKAAEENLDDLTKFISGSDMVFITAGMGGGTGTGAAPIIAKAAKDLGILTVGVVTKPFTFEGKKRRDHADLGIKFLKKYVDSLVVVPNDKLLQIAEKNTSMLEAFKMADEVLKQGVQGISDLIAEAGLINLDFADVKTVMSDRGIAHMGVGRGTGETRVADAVKAAIESPLLETSINGAKAILLNIMGGYDLGMLEVNEAADQIEKAADKDAIVIFGASVKEEMKDEIIITVIATGFEDRPADILSPSRDKAEAHAAEEDGAGNTSGEDADNHPKDDIFQSKVTGAFDIPSFLSKDKMGSF encoded by the coding sequence ATGTTACATTTCGAGGTGAACGAGCAAAGCACAGCACAGATAAAGGTAATAGGGGTTGGCGGCGGAGGAAGCAATGCTGTCAACAGAATGATAGAAACAGGATTGAACGGCGTACGGTTTATGGCAATTAATACGGACAAGCAGGCCTTGGCCGGTTCCAAAGCCGAAACGAAGTTACAGATCGGAGAAAAACTTACAAAAGGACTTGGGGCAGGTGCAAATCCCGAAGTTGGACAAAAGGCTGCTGAGGAAAATTTGGACGACCTTACTAAGTTCATATCCGGCTCTGATATGGTCTTTATTACAGCGGGAATGGGAGGCGGAACTGGAACTGGAGCTGCGCCGATTATCGCAAAGGCCGCCAAGGATCTGGGAATCCTTACGGTAGGAGTTGTAACAAAGCCTTTCACCTTTGAAGGAAAAAAAAGAAGAGATCATGCAGACCTTGGGATCAAATTTCTGAAAAAATATGTCGATTCACTGGTCGTTGTCCCCAACGATAAACTGCTTCAAATTGCAGAGAAGAATACCTCCATGCTGGAGGCATTTAAAATGGCTGACGAAGTATTAAAACAGGGTGTTCAGGGAATCTCTGATCTGATCGCAGAAGCGGGACTCATCAATCTGGATTTTGCAGATGTGAAGACCGTCATGAGCGACAGGGGCATCGCGCACATGGGCGTGGGAAGAGGTACAGGCGAAACTCGTGTTGCAGATGCAGTAAAAGCGGCTATTGAAAGCCCACTCCTGGAAACTTCCATCAACGGAGCGAAAGCGATCCTGCTTAACATTATGGGCGGTTACGATCTGGGAATGCTGGAGGTCAATGAAGCAGCGGATCAGATCGAAAAGGCTGCGGACAAGGATGCAATCGTAATCTTCGGCGCATCCGTAAAGGAAGAAATGAAGGATGAAATTATCATAACTGTTATTGCAACCGGATTTGAAGACAGACCCGCAGACATATTATCGCCAAGCAGAGACAAGGCAGAGGCTCATGCCGCGGAGGAAGATGGCGCAGGAAACACGTCAGGGGAGGATGCAGATAATCATCCCAAGGATGATATTTTCCAATCGAAAGTCACCGGTGCATTTGATATCCCGTCATTCCTGAGCAAGGATAAAATGGGAAGCTTCTAA
- a CDS encoding DUF1290 domain-containing protein produces MLIAMILGLLGGIVLGFTLNVSYPTEYSFYITMGLLAAIDSIIGAARSQLEGKYNNFIFISGFITNAILAGLLAYLGDRLGVPLYYAAIFVFGGRLFNNLAVIRRLLIDKYMLKKDSDINKK; encoded by the coding sequence TTGTTAATTGCAATGATTTTGGGACTTTTGGGGGGGATTGTTCTTGGGTTTACCTTGAATGTTTCTTATCCTACTGAGTACTCGTTTTATATCACCATGGGCCTTTTGGCTGCAATCGACTCAATCATTGGGGCGGCCAGATCCCAACTTGAGGGTAAATACAACAACTTTATCTTCATTTCTGGGTTTATTACCAACGCCATACTAGCCGGACTGCTGGCATATTTGGGAGACCGACTGGGAGTACCTCTCTATTATGCGGCAATCTTTGTTTTCGGCGGAAGATTGTTCAATAATCTGGCGGTGATCAGAAGGCTTTTAATTGATAAGTACATGTTAAAAAAAGATAGCGATATCAATAAGAAATAG
- a CDS encoding DUF881 domain-containing protein, translating to MKWRTIAFFFLCVAVGLFIVVQSKITNGLQLYVSAKTITDYQTTIASEIEDTARIEKLVQETEKKLAEYEEVLNDDDKDIKDKLLDELNYYKLIGSKTRVKGEGVVVIVDDGTRDLYEGEDPNSVLVHDMDLLTIINDLNRSGAEVLAVNGQRVTNTTSISCSGYTVRINGQFFARPFEIRAIGDSKRMAAALIGPDGYGTLLQDYGVIFKVTIRDELTIPLYPEDQNYKYTTKVSEGE from the coding sequence ATGAAATGGAGAACGATCGCTTTCTTTTTTCTATGTGTCGCTGTTGGGCTTTTTATTGTAGTGCAGTCGAAGATCACCAACGGGCTGCAGCTTTACGTTTCGGCAAAAACCATAACCGATTATCAAACGACCATCGCAAGCGAAATTGAAGACACGGCCAGAATTGAAAAGCTGGTACAGGAAACAGAAAAAAAGCTTGCTGAGTATGAAGAAGTACTGAATGACGATGATAAAGATATTAAGGACAAACTTCTGGATGAGCTGAATTACTATAAACTGATCGGTTCAAAAACCAGAGTCAAGGGTGAAGGCGTTGTCGTGATCGTGGATGACGGAACCAGAGATCTTTATGAGGGAGAAGACCCCAACAGCGTATTGGTCCACGACATGGATCTTCTTACCATCATAAATGATTTGAATCGTTCCGGTGCGGAAGTGCTGGCGGTGAATGGACAGCGGGTAACAAATACAACCTCCATCTCCTGTTCGGGCTATACTGTGAGGATTAATGGACAGTTTTTTGCCAGGCCCTTTGAAATCCGAGCCATTGGAGATTCCAAGCGAATGGCAGCAGCTCTGATTGGCCCCGATGGTTATGGGACGCTGCTGCAGGACTATGGTGTTATTTTCAAGGTTACCATAAGAGACGAGCTTACGATACCGTTATATCCTGAAGATCAGAACTATAAATATACGACCAAGGTGAGTGAGGGGGAATAA
- a CDS encoding DUF881 domain-containing protein, translating to MKKYSGMVVIGLLAMFIGLVISIQITTTQGSDPGGLVPVAKAQGYLEQLKQVRVEKDAAVQELNELEARLDKIEKEKADEDFFLKGIVSDLEKYKIAAGVVDVKGPGVVITVDDPIPTEEFTNEYSVIMLRYELLLSLVNKMKDAGAEAISINGQRIIATTEISLAGDNVNINTVPTAPPYIIKAIGNPDTIESTITIRFGIIEQMKNYGLRINIDKQDELKVPRYSGIIKYRYAESVVEE from the coding sequence ATGAAAAAATACAGCGGTATGGTTGTGATTGGACTTCTGGCCATGTTCATCGGGCTGGTAATTTCCATTCAGATCACGACGACACAGGGGTCTGATCCAGGGGGGTTGGTTCCGGTAGCAAAGGCCCAGGGATATCTGGAGCAGCTGAAGCAGGTGAGAGTCGAAAAAGATGCAGCAGTTCAGGAATTAAATGAGCTGGAAGCAAGACTGGACAAGATCGAGAAAGAAAAGGCGGATGAAGACTTCTTTTTAAAGGGAATTGTTTCAGATCTAGAAAAATATAAAATAGCTGCGGGAGTTGTAGATGTGAAGGGCCCTGGAGTTGTGATCACGGTAGACGATCCGATTCCCACAGAAGAATTTACAAATGAATACAGCGTGATCATGCTCCGGTATGAGCTGCTCCTCAGTTTGGTTAACAAGATGAAGGATGCTGGTGCAGAAGCGATTTCCATCAATGGTCAGCGGATCATTGCGACAACAGAAATCAGCCTGGCTGGGGACAATGTAAATATTAATACCGTTCCTACAGCGCCGCCTTATATCATAAAAGCCATTGGGAATCCAGACACCATTGAATCAACCATCACAATTCGGTTCGGGATCATTGAACAGATGAAAAATTACGGGTTGAGAATTAACATCGATAAACAGGATGAACTGAAAGTACCCAGATACAGCGGGATTATCAAATATCGGTATGCAGAGTCTGTAGTGGAAGAATAG
- a CDS encoding FtsQ-type POTRA domain-containing protein: MKENDKGRKKKKRKKKRYLLKFLITVAFATGLYFFFTSSLFDIQKITVENNNYYTAEQIISLAGAKTGVNLFEAPLSQMKEKLLEDPYVKNVKLKKRLPAEVVIIVDERKEEAAIPYSNSFIIIDGEGMVLRKSNVEPTLTLLMGMTVKNMKPGTPLEVEENASLTDTLKLLRKVKEHDLFFKKIDITSISIKAYIYDQLICEGTPENIMDNLDSLQEVLYDLYTKGIERGVIKMGSDEYFSFSPLVE, translated from the coding sequence ATGAAAGAAAATGACAAGGGCAGGAAAAAAAAGAAGAGGAAGAAAAAACGTTACCTATTGAAATTCTTGATCACTGTTGCATTTGCAACGGGTTTATACTTCTTTTTTACATCAAGCCTGTTTGATATACAGAAAATTACGGTAGAAAATAATAATTACTATACAGCGGAACAAATCATCAGCCTGGCGGGCGCGAAGACGGGGGTTAATTTATTTGAAGCGCCTCTTTCTCAAATGAAGGAGAAGCTTTTAGAAGACCCATATGTCAAAAACGTCAAGTTGAAAAAAAGGCTTCCCGCCGAGGTTGTGATTATCGTTGATGAAAGAAAAGAGGAAGCAGCAATTCCCTATAGCAACAGCTTTATCATCATTGATGGGGAAGGGATGGTTCTTAGAAAATCGAATGTAGAGCCAACGCTGACCTTGCTTATGGGCATGACGGTGAAGAACATGAAACCGGGAACTCCGCTTGAGGTGGAGGAGAATGCCTCGTTAACGGATACTCTGAAGCTTCTTCGAAAAGTTAAGGAGCATGATTTGTTTTTCAAGAAGATCGATATTACCAGCATCTCCATCAAGGCTTATATTTATGATCAGCTTATTTGTGAGGGAACTCCAGAAAATATTATGGACAATCTGGACTCTTTACAGGAAGTGCTGTATGATTTATACACAAAGGGTATTGAGCGTGGTGTAATCAAAATGGGAAGTGATGAGTATTTCTCTTTCAGCCCTCTGGTTGAATAA